The nucleotide sequence TCGATCCGGCTATGTCGGTGGCAACACCGTCAGACGCGTGGAGAGAAGTCAGCCGAGGTCGTAGTAGTTGGGGTGCATCGTCAGACATGTTGGTCATGACTTACTCACCGGCGAAGGACCGAATCTAAGATGCAGGGTACGCCTGAGACGACTCGATGAGAGCGGAGCGACAGGAAGGCAGTTGGTATCAACGGCGACTCTTCGGAGCTGACGGGGAACCGCTGCGCCACGACCAGGGCGGTGCGGACAGCATCCAATCTGCCAGGTTCGAGGAGTCACAAACTCTCGCGGCGTCAGACCAGACACGCGCCTTGACCGACAACCTGATGGAAAGGATTTGTGACCGAGACAATCTCAATCGAGCCTATCGCAAAGTGAAAGCGAACAAGGGTGCCCCAGGCGTCGATGGGATGACCCTCGACGATTTGGCCGCCTGGATTGCGACTCACAAGGACACGCTGATCGCCTCGCTTCTGGAAGGACGATACCAGCCCCAACCGGTGCGTGGAGTGCAAATTCCGAAGCCGGGAGGTGGAATGCGACAATTGGGCATTCCGACGGTTGTCGACCGACTCGTACAGCAAGCGATTCTGCAGGTTCTCGAACCGCTATTTGATCCGACGTTCTCGAACTCCAGCTACGGGTTCCGCCCCGGTCGCAGTGCCCACCAGGCCTTGGCCGCGGCTCAGCAATACGTGGCCGAAGGACGTCTCATCGTCGTGGATATGGACCTGGAGAAGTTCTTCGACAGGGTCAACCACGACATTCTGATGGGACGTCTGGCGCGACGCGTGCCTGATAAGCGTCTGCTTCGCATCATTCGCCGGTTCCTGGAAGCGGGGCTGATGCAAGACGGTGCCTGCCTTGCACGTCAAGAAGGGACGCCGCAAGGCGGTCCCTTGTCACCACTGCTGGCGAACTTGTTACTGGACGATCTCGACCGGGAACTGGAGCGTCGCGGGCACAAGTTCTGTCGCTATGCCGATGACTGCAACATTTACGTGCGGACAAAAGCAGCGGGAGAACGCGTGCTGGCCTCGCTCACGACATTCCTGGAAACGCATCTGCGATTGCGGGTTAACCGCGATAAATCCGCAGCAGCGTACATCCTGGACCGGAAATTCCTGGGCCACCGTCTGCTCCCGGGCGGGAAGCTGGGGGTCGCCCCTCAGAGTCTCGCACGGGCACGGCAGAAGGTGCGTGAACTGACGAAACGCAATCGAGGCGTCAGCCTCCGACGGATGGTGACCGAACTCAACTCGTTCTTGACCGGATGGGTGACATACTACCGACATGCCCAATGTCGGTCTCACCTCGAACGTCTGGATGAATGGATTCGACATCGTCTGCGCTGCGTTCAACTCAAACAGCGGAAACGTGCGAAACCGATCTCCGACTTCCTGATCTCGTGCGGAGTACCCCGGTACCTCGCGTGGATTCTGGCTAACTCGGGGAAAGGATGGTGGCGCATGGCGGGTAGCCCTCCCGCTCAACATGCCATGTCCATCGACTGGTTCCATCGTCTCGGCCTCGTCTTCCTGACCCAAAGGCACGCCGATTTACAACCATCTTAGAAACCGCCGGATACGATGAGTACGTCCGGTGGTGTGGGAGGACGGAGGGGGTAACCCCTCCTCCTACCCGATTGTGTACAGAAGTCAGTTCGCCTTAGGAAAAGTCCTCGCGTCGGCTATCCGCCCACGAAACTGAAGCCGTATTTCCCCTAAAGCGCACTTTGCAAAGGAAAGAGTCGTAATTCTCGGGATAAC is from Schlesneria sp. DSM 10557 and encodes:
- the ltrA gene encoding group II intron reverse transcriptase/maturase, yielding MERICDRDNLNRAYRKVKANKGAPGVDGMTLDDLAAWIATHKDTLIASLLEGRYQPQPVRGVQIPKPGGGMRQLGIPTVVDRLVQQAILQVLEPLFDPTFSNSSYGFRPGRSAHQALAAAQQYVAEGRLIVVDMDLEKFFDRVNHDILMGRLARRVPDKRLLRIIRRFLEAGLMQDGACLARQEGTPQGGPLSPLLANLLLDDLDRELERRGHKFCRYADDCNIYVRTKAAGERVLASLTTFLETHLRLRVNRDKSAAAYILDRKFLGHRLLPGGKLGVAPQSLARARQKVRELTKRNRGVSLRRMVTELNSFLTGWVTYYRHAQCRSHLERLDEWIRHRLRCVQLKQRKRAKPISDFLISCGVPRYLAWILANSGKGWWRMAGSPPAQHAMSIDWFHRLGLVFLTQRHADLQPS